CTAATCATGCCGAGAACTCAAACAACATGGTGTGCTTATACTTCGCACCAGGCTGCACCACCACAGACGGGAAATTGGGCTGGTTGATGGCATTGGGGAACCCCTGGGTTTCCAAGCATACTCCGGCATGCTTCCCGTAAACAGCTCCGCCTTTGCCTGTGATGCCATTCACATAGTTGGCAGTATAGAACTGCATGCCAGGCGCATCGGTCCAGAGGTCCAGAGTTCGTGAGCTCGATGGGTCCTTTAGCTTGGCTGCGTGCTTCAGGCCATTCTTCTCATCGCCAGAGTCCAGCACATAGTTATGGTCGTACCCTCCAGGAACATTGTTGATGCGCTCTCCAATCCTGTGCTCCGTGGTGAAATCGAAAGGCGTGTCCTGGACGGGCATTATTTCTCCGGTAGGAATCGTGTTTTCATTGACTGGAGTAACGTGTTTTGCCCAGATCTGGATCGAATGATCCAAGATGCTGCCAGAGTTGTGGCCTGCAAGGTTCCAGTAAGTATGCTGTGCCAAGCTGATAGGAGTGGCTTTGTTAGCTGGTATAGCTTCCATGTCAAGTCTTAGAGTGGTAGCCTCCGGAAGAGAATACACTGCTCGGACGGTTACATCGCCAGGGTAACCTGTGAAACATTTCATGCTTGAATAGGCAGACTTAACCATGGGATTCAGCAGTATAAACAAAGTTGTTGGTCACATTACCTTCTTCACCATCTTTGCTCTCATATTGAAAGGTTATTGATGGGTACTCGCCTTCTTTACGCTCTACAACATCCCACACAACCTTGTCAAACCCCTTCAATCCACCTGAAATTTACAATTCAGCAACAAAACAAATTATTTTTTGCAGTTGAGTCACATGAACATAACCAATTGTAATACAATGAGTTAAAGGTAGAGAACAAAATTGTAGCTTTCATCTCCTGACATGTCAATTTTATAGTACGTTTGGTTCTGCAAGGCCCAAAAAATAGTACTAGGATACTGAGTGTACATGTATTGCAGTCTGCTTAAGACATCTCGGTCTGTGGTGTACTGTCTACTCAGTTGTGAACTTGTGATAATATCACATGATAATTATTCAAATCATTAATAAAATTACTTATTATTTTACAGTGTTCCATAGCAATCGACTAGTCTAAAGAAGCCTCAGAGACATATAGCCACATTGTCAGATCTAGCTAAAACAAAGTATATACCTTGCCAAAACTAACCACGTGAAATTTATGAAACCATACCATGAAGGCTGTTCGGCCCGTTGTTGATAGGCAATGAATACTCGACTCCGTTCAGATCAAACTTCCCATTCTTGATCCTATTTGCAACTCGGCCAACTATGCAACCAAAATAAGGTGCCATGCCTTTCTACAAAAACAGAATAGAAGAAACAGAAGGTCTATGTTAACAACCACAGGCAACCCTTCGAAACAAGTTAAACGGAAATTTAACATAACTAGATACGTTCTTGATACTTAAGAAATTTCATATACAGTTGGTTGGTAGATATCTGAAATAAATCATTAGGTTTTGGTGTGTGAATGACTAGCATCAAGGTTTACAGCCTCTTCGATTAAAGGATTCCACAAGAGCTTTGGAAAACTTAGGAACTTTATATAGCTTGGTTACATGAAAACAGCAGGAAAGGACCCTACTGTAATTTTTATTAAAAGAATATTCACATGGTTATGTACAAATTACAAAAAACCAAAAAAGAGAGTTATAAAGTGACTTGCCAAGTCAAATTGCATTAAACGGAAGTGCACAACCTacaatatattttcaaataggagaACAACTTATATCAGAGACCTGACAACAAATCGAGCATCTTCTATTTGAGGAACCACCGATTATAGGTATCAGGACAACATTGACTCACATGTGTTCCGCATCAAATCACTAATATTTATATCAGAATAGTTTAAACTTGCATCTGGTTTAGAAAATGTATTCATAGACAAACTAAAGAAATTTTCAGAGACATAAACTGAATGAATCGCTGGTTTTGATAGTTTTCCTTGTCATAAAGCCTGAAACAGGACAAAACTTTATAAATATCCCTTTCTCAAGAGGAATCAGCTCAAAGCCATATTTACTAACAAGATGTAGCCATAGCTACTGAAACATCACCCTTGTTCAATAATTTGCTATATCGGCTGCAAAGAGTCATCTACTTGTGATCAGCCTGATATGGTGGTACTTTCTGCTAATAATAAGACAACATGAAGTTGTTTCAAACTTTCAATCTAATGAAGAATTACAACCGGCAGTTACAAAGAAAGTAAGATATAGCCGACGAATTCAACAAAAACTGAGTTAAGTAGGGAACACATAAACCGCACATCAATTTGCCGCAGAATCCAGCCCAAAAAATCATCCCAGAGTAGAATTCACAACTTAATCACGGCAATTAGCACAGAAGCATTGCCAGACCATCTCCAGTTAGTTCAATCCAAAAGTCAAGGCACTACACAATCTATAGAGACAGAGATGGGACTGTAGATCGATTATTACCAAGTACGGCTCCAGTGTGTCGAACCCAAGAACGACATCCGCGAGATCCCCTGCTCACAGAGCACCAATTCGCAAAGGGAGGAGTTCAGATTCAAGAATCACCAAACCAAAGGAATCTGGAGAAAAGATTTTTGCTCGAAGAAGTCTTTGAGGAAACCTTGCGCGTCGGGGACGAGGAGGGAGGTGATAGTGGCGCCCCAGCTGGCGATGTTCGCTGTGATCCTGCCATTGGAGAGCACGCAGATCTCGGGCTCGGCCGCCATTGCTGCTGCCTGCTAAGCTTCGCTGGATAAACTGCCTCGGAAGTGATCACAGAGGACAGTTCGCACCGCGTGTCTATCTATTCGAACCCACCTCCTTTTTTCATCGGCTTATCTGATCCATCTATCTCAACAAGGCACGCAGTTCCACGCTTCGTGGACCCGACAAATATATTGTTGCCAACTACCCCCTCCGTtaattagggggtgtttggttcagaagtcctaggactttttctagtcccagggactaatcaaaaaaaACTCTCTaatagagtctttttctagtccctgtagaaaaagtccctcccgtttggtttctagggactttttagagactttttctagtctctgggactaaaaagtccctaaaccaaacacccccttagtgGCGGTGATACGGTAAATTAGTGGCCGTGATATGCATTAACTAATGGCCATGATACGCGTCGATCGGGTGATATTGAAAAAGATCGATCGTCTCGCggaggctaaatttcgtgttttgacctttTGCTCTAGTTTAGTCGGATCTGACCCTGGTTTGAAAACATTTCGGGATTTAACATTTTTCGATCACTAGGCCATGACGGTAGGGTTGAACATGCTACCGCCGGCGGCCACGGCGGTAAGGTAATGGCAGCCTCCGTCAACTGCCAGTTGCAATCTGACGTGTCGTAACTACTCTACTGCCGGGGTAGATGGTGGTAGGTTAGCTAACGCTAACGGTACCGCCACCTCCCTCGACGGTAAGGGTGCGCCAGGCCTGCGCGAGCGCCAGCATATTGTGACAGAAAATGCGGGTTTTTCTGTGGTAGGATTTCACAGCCTACCGCCACCCCCTGTGGCGGTAGGCTGTGAAAACCTACCACCGCTGCTCCTGGCGGTAGGGTCCCCTCTCCCTAATTTTTTACGAGAAGTTGGcaatttgagttacaaatatgacagATGAACACACATCAGCAAATAGTGTTTGCATATAGAAATATGATGATCTTACACAGTAGCAAATCGACATGTCAAATAAGTTCAACATATCGAATAGGTTCAACATAGTAAAATAGGTAGCAATAAGACAACACCGAGTAGTTCAACATGGCTCAACTACTTTAACTAAGCGAGTTCAACACGACCACATCACTAGTTCCTCCCCCTCTTGGCGGCACGCTCCTCGTTTCTCTTGGAGCGGGCTTCGTCCTGCTTCTTTGTGCGACGACGAGGACGCTGAAACGGGGATGGACTCTTCCAATCCTTCTTCGgctgtttccccctcttctcctggGTT
This region of Triticum aestivum cultivar Chinese Spring chromosome 2D, IWGSC CS RefSeq v2.1, whole genome shotgun sequence genomic DNA includes:
- the LOC123052184 gene encoding galactose mutarotase, translated to MAAEPEICVLSNGRITANIASWGATITSLLVPDAQGDLADVVLGFDTLEPYLKGMAPYFGCIVGRVANRIKNGKFDLNGVEYSLPINNGPNSLHGGLKGFDKVVWDVVERKEGEYPSITFQYESKDGEEGYPGDVTVRAVYSLPEATTLRLDMEAIPANKATPISLAQHTYWNLAGHNSGSILDHSIQIWAKHVTPVNENTIPTGEIMPVQDTPFDFTTEHRIGERINNVPGGYDHNYVLDSGDEKNGLKHAAKLKDPSSSRTLDLWTDAPGMQFYTANYVNGITGKGGAVYGKHAGVCLETQGFPNAINQPNFPSVVVQPGAKYKHTMLFEFSA